The segment TCAGTAAAAAGCATCAGGCTTGGGGCTGAGTGCCACCAACATGGTAGGGACGTCAAAAAAGTACTAAATAGCCAAATAGCACATTGTTGGCTTTTGTTGACAGTAAGGAAAATATAAAACGACCCCAGCCTCGTCTTCTAAGTTGctcttaaaatgttaaaatctggAACCACATGTTCTAACATATTAAGAGAAAATATTCAAACATAAGAATAAGAATTTAAGTTGTTGCTTGCTATGTACTGCTCCATGCGTGGCTGACTTTGTAAAAGGACACACAGACCAGTAGTTTTGTGatctttgttttaaaaaggtatTAAAAAACTAAGACAAAAAGGTGGATTCCTTGGTTATAAATATTCACCTGTACACCTGCCATTAGGATAGCTTACAGTGCCTTAAACAGTCACTAAACTGCAGCAGCACAAAGCAGATAAAATTCCAATTACAATATGGGGTTTACAAAGTGTTTGTTTAAAGCTCCAATCACACTGTATGCTGCAATACTGAACAGACGTCCCATAATCCTCCACTGAACCTAAATCTGAGGCTTAGAGAAAGCAAGTAATCTGCTTTTTAAACTTTGCTAGCCAGATGCTTCACCAAGAACAACGTAGAAGAGGGTGTCCCTAGTGTAATAGTCCAGCATAATTTGACCAAAGCCTGTTCACACACGACGACCAACACAGCACTGACGGCATTTTAGATCCTTTCTTTAAGAGTGCTTGCCTCATGTCTTTCAAGTAGGAAATATATATCAATATTATTTGGCTAAGCCTAGCCTGCTGCTCATTTAACAGCCGCTGTTACCTAAATAAACGAATGAGTAACCCGAAAAAGCGAGTATTTGTCACACAGTGACACGCAGGAAAAAAGGACTAAACAAGACCCCAAAATGAATACTGCTCACAGCCTGGCCACGCCTATGAAAATTGTTTGGCTACACCCCTGTATTTTAGAGAACATGGAGTAGATCATAATTTTCCTCTTCTGAATTAAAATGTGCGACAGATTAGAACCTGCGCATTCACTAAAACCTTTTCCAGTTCAAACGTTCATTTTGCTGCCGGTGCCTGGCAGTGCTACGACAGTCAACAGGTAAAGATAACATAACCATAAGTCATCGCTAAGCAGTAGGTAGTGCAGGAGTTCACAGCGTAGTGACCACAGTGAACAGTGCCACTGTAAACactagaaacaaacaaaaactaaaagaaGACGTTTTAACAGTAACACCCTGTTGTGAATCTCTAGTATCAGTAGCTTCACTGGTTGTGGAGTTCTTGCTCCTTGAAGACAGAGCTATAGATATACAAAGTAAGGCAAACTTGGTTTCAGGTCAATCCTTGGGAGCCATATTCACACCAAATGTTCCAAGGCCATTACATCctctcattttaaaacacagtgTAATCGCCATGGAGCTTTCAGTGCTAACATTGAGCAGACAGTTCCCCAAGCTATGTATGTCTATGGCTCTGCTCCATGGCAGCTAGATGGCGTAAGTCTTCCCCGGACAAATCAGTCTTGACCAGCTTCAGTGAGTAAAGCTGCGCTTTAGAGAAAGGCTTGTTATGGTGGAGATGTGGACTGAAAGCTGCCAGATACCGTCAGAGAAGACAACACAAGGCCAGCGGGGCTAGTgctgccaacaggaagtaggtGACCCTGTAGAGGTGGAGTGGAGAGAAGGTCACCATGGTGATGGCCAAGGGGAGAGGGAGGCAGGATGTCAGAGGCAGGAGTTTACTGAAAGAGATGAAGAAAAAGTTGTACACTGCAGCAGAATTCCTGTGACAGGGTAATCAATGAATAGGggatgtgtgtgttggtgatgGTGTCCTCTTACCTGTTGCTGAGTTTTAAGGTGTTGCAGTTAATAAGCAGCATGTACACACTAATTAGAGGCACAATGTGTGGCCAACAGGGGTCAGGATCCAACTGCGTGGAATACCTGCAGAGGATCACAATGAATAATGGTACTGATTTCAGCCAGTTATTTTACACAAATAATTTGTAGGGAACTTTAAATGAATACAATAATTAATAACAGTGATCTGCCACAGAAACATCCTGTTCCGCCAACAAATCAGAGGTCAAGATTAGACAAACCAGCACCCCTGCAGCTGGTAAAGATTCAACAGTTGTATTCATAGAAAGTAGAAAGTTTAAAGATGCATTAGTGGACCTGCTTACATAAAATGGGCCaatttttttctggacatgtggTGGAATGTTTGAagattttattatgttttgtttgacatAACTAATACACCCTTTGGTGGGTAGTGTGCAAAAATGGAGGATGCTATTCAAACTCAATTTATTGAAGCAACACATGTTATTGTGAGGTTACCAAgtcataaccccccccccccccccccccccccttaaatCCAACAAGTTGTACCACATCATCACAACAACCAGACATTAGCAAGCACTTCATCTCTTGGCCTTCACAGTGTAGCATAGGGAATcgcagctctctctctctcacctggaCTAGATCTCCATGCAGGAATGGAAGCACCAAAGGAAGTCTAATATTGCAATGGACTTGATTTTCGTAAATTGGTCTTGTCAAATCAGATACTTAACTACATTGCTGTGGACGTCCAGTTTTTGTACATGTAGAAACTTTTGCATTTTTCTGAACAGATGCATAGTTAATAATTAATAAGCATTGTTAAACATGGGGTGGTGATTAGCATACTCTCTAATAAACACAGCCTTGGGTGTGTTCATCTCAGCAGTGCAGGTGCTTCGTCTCTAACATGCTCTCTCACAcgctccttccatttcaatactGTACCTCAAGTTGCGGATCCAGTGGAGGAGTGAGGGTGTGATGAGCACAACAGGTAGTGCCATGAGCGCCGACATGCAGAGGTGGAGCTGTAAGTCATCTCTCACCTCCTGCAGAGCACACTCAGACAGCAGGGGGGCGCCATTACATTCTTTAGACTTGCTCATGGATTCAGCGTGAATTGTGCCATTCTCTGCTTCTTTGTGCTTACGTGGTGCCTGGAAAGATGGTGGAAAACATTCAATTCACTTATTTCCAAGTGTAATTTGACAAGAATCAAATTGTAATATTGTAAAAGATTCTGAACCCTGGTTCTTCATTCATGCATCACCATCTGATGCTGGTGGTTTGACTGGAGCCATTCAGTCCAACCTGAAAATCTTACCAGATTCAACATGTGACTCAAAGATCTTTCTGTCATCTGTAGCCTCAGTACCTGAACATGCAATGGCAAACAAAGACAGATGGAATAAACAGAGTCAGTACAGTCTTTCAACTGGTTTCATTATTGGTGCTACTCTGTAAAATGAATGGGAGGGGCTTCCTTTGTATTACTATGTCCCAAGATTTACCCTGTAAAAGTGGAGCAGAAAGGCGGCAAATATTGACAACGCCCCACAAGACGTCCCACCCAGAACAGTCAGACACAGAGCGATGAGGAGCTGGGTCCGCAGTCGCAGGGTGCCACAGTCTCGAGAGACAGATGGTCTgcatatgaaaaagaaaaaaaaaaaaatcagacagagaatcctacttaaaggttTACAGTTACATAATAGTATGTGAGACATGTAAGAATGAAAgtgcttatatatatattcagagTGCCTAAAGAGAGTCACAGTTTCAAATCACACACCTCGATGGTTAAATGTCCAACCATACCTGTGTAGTGGAGCTAATATCAGTGAGATCAGTCGCATAATGAGACGGAGCAGTGCGCTGCCCCAGTATGCCACAGCTGCCCCAAAGATATAAAGTAGAGGGGACAGAAGGTGGGGCCATTCTTCAACTGGCACCACACCCTCATGAAATGTGGCATCAGGGACTGTTGGGGGGAGTGCATCCATAGGCGGGAGGCAAAGAATTGACCAGACCTCTTGAAACCAGCTACAGCTGAGGCGagggagaaaacaaaagattagcaagaaaaaaatttattcaAAAGGCTGTGAGATGCAATAAATAAGCTCTACATATGGCCAGTAAGCAGACATTGAGTTAAGATTATTTCTGCCAAAGTACTGTTTCCAAAGGGACATTTTCACATCTCAGTTCAACATTAGACTTCCAAAGCCTACCTGAGTAAGATGTGGAGAATGTAAACGGGCAGATAGACTTTATGAGGCTGCAGGCCTTTCCCTACCACCTGGCTCATGTCTGCAGCTCGCCTTGACTTCAGGATGGAGGACAGCTGCCCCCCACAGGCCAGGAGGAGGGTTACAGCTGTATACACCGGCACCATGGGACCACAGAACCTCAGTATCTGTCAGATGAGAATGCAGATCATGCTGATAattaaacaaagcaaacaaacacacacacaaaaagaaaagtcaagAAAACACTGTACAATACTGTTCCTGATGTCACTACAAGCCTTTAAAGGGGATGTTGcacaaaaaacagagacaatAAAGTTGTACCTGTCCCATCACCCTGGGTAATGAAGTCCTTACTGACACCTGAGGTTAAAATCAGAAGGTAAACATGTCATTTATTTCACATCACGTTTTTTTCCCTTATTgatgataaaaacatgtttgtcatTAGGATTTGCAGGACGTCGAAGACTGAGGACTAGTACCTTATACTGGCAGTTGGGGGCAGTGTGGAGCTGAAGGAGCACACCTGAGGTGTTGTCTGGATGACTTGTATGGAGCATCCCTGAGATCTCAGTCACTGATGGCACACTGGCAGACACATCACATCAAGTCATGACAGAAACAGTGAACATGATGACAATCTGCCAGTTAAAGAAACTGCTAAGGGACGGACGCTGACATAACTAACCTGACTGTGGTTAAAGTGTCCTCCCGAAACCACGGTACATTTATTCGGTACACATTGGGCAGTCTATCTGCAGAAAGACGTACAATGATCatcattacattttaacatgtgCCTACCTATGAATCACAAAACAAACTTACCTTTATGTACTTTGCACTGGCTTGAAACACTAATTCTGAAAGCCTGATAGACCTAAAGACACAGAGGTGTTCAAAATTTAGTGACACAGTAGGAACAGAGATACTGAGTCCAGAAAGCACCTGAAAAAATGAAAGCTACCTGGTGAAAGTGCTGCAGCTTGATAGTGTGAAGAAGTCCAGAGGAGTTGACCGTAACATCGCTGACTGTCAAACCTGGAAAATAAACAGTTATTGAAAAGGAAtgtgtcttttctctcctgAGTTTAAGAAAATCTGCATCAACAGTAAGACTACTTACCCAAGGAGAGAACATGTGGCACTGGGACAGATAGAGTCTGAGATTCTTGTCTCTGCCACTCACACTCCACTGTGAACTGTAGACCAAACAGACtttgtaatttgtgtaaatGAACATTAGTGACGATTCCAAGTCAGGGTAACCTCTTCCTTGGCTTCTTTGACTGTTCTTCTGGCCACTTTTGCTGGGCTGTCTCAGGCTTTTATATTCTACAAACAACccttttttaaagttgttttgatTCTGATTCCACCGATTCCACCTGTGGCTGTGACTGAGAAGTTTGTACAAGCATTTATGGTTTCCAACTGATGCACCACAATGACATTGGTGGTCCCCAGATATTTGCTCTCGCACCACCATTGGCTGACCTTTGGGTTTATTGTGAATGTCTTGACAACAATGGTATGAATTGTCGTGAAATTTGTtttagacattcatggtcccttCAGAATGAACTGTGATCTCTTGACTTCACATCTAGTGCCGTCATCAGGTCAAAAGCCGATTTACATCATTACATTagtttattagttttattagtTTACCAAATACATGctgttaattaaaatgttagtaTGTCAACACTTACCAAAGATAACGAAGACAGTAAATAGTAGAGGTTACCTGCTAAACTTCAGCATTttagcattgttattgtgagcatgctGAAGTTAGCCTTTAGCTCAAAGCTACTTGTGTTGAGGTAcaagcctcacagagccactaccATGGCTGTGGACCTATGCCTTGTTACGGTTTCTTCCTTTACGACAGCCCAGCAAGATGGACAGAggcagaacagagagagaaggacaaTGAAGGGGCTAGAAGCACCTCATCAGAGTATTGAGATTCTCATTTTGTTTCAAGTACCTGTTTGCCACTGAGGTTGGAGGCTGAAACAACCAGATGAGTAACTGAAGACAAGTCACTGAGACTCAGAATCAGGACCTGGGGAGAATAACAGACGGTTTTGAGCAATCAACAGCAGCTCAGACTGGACTGCGTCTCTTTAAAGGATAGTTACCTTGTATGGTGGCAGAAGCTCAGTTCCCATTGACAGATCCACTGCATGCACACTGGAAAAAGAGCATGAATgaagaattatttatttttttgatatggcaaccggcagcgcttgtagaagcagcaggcggtagctccttcaaactgcgctacacttttgtttttcatcagtaTTTTCTGGCTTTATTGCGGAAACACTATcacctatgacagaaatacagtcattgggAAAAGAAGACAGGTTTTTTGGATTACAGAGCAGTGGACCACGATCCACCAGCCAGATAGACTGGAACAGGCACCATGGTGGGTGCAGTGATGGctcagaagagagaaaagacagctGGGAAAGGAGCCATGTAGGCCCAGCtttgacattattttattttatttaaatgttaccatattttaatacgCATTTAATTATCTGCTAAATTCTgagtgtgtagcatgaagggactacaaattTCATTATACAACCTTACGTAGTATAATGATAGATAAACTACCTTGTAATAggaatacatacagtacatcatcTAATATAACCACAAAAGACATCACATTTTATCTAGTAAGTAAAGAAACAGGTGGCGGGGAAAGAGATATCATATTCTTACCATGAGGAACCATTCTTGTGCACACAGCCGTACACCCAGCTAGACATCTCCTGTTGGACACCAACAATAAATCTGAATCAGAATTTGTATTACCAGAGATTACTCTGGTTTCTGCATTACGAATTGTGTGGCTTTTGAACTTAAATCTT is part of the Micropterus dolomieu isolate WLL.071019.BEF.003 ecotype Adirondacks linkage group LG07, ASM2129224v1, whole genome shotgun sequence genome and harbors:
- the pgap1 gene encoding GPI inositol-deacylase; translation: MKLATVAFYGFAVGLLAVGLRELLTGFEENRCSMTYMFEYPEYRRVALPRRVARLYPAYGLYLYGEGLYAQETRALKLTGAPVLFLPGNAGSYKQARSLGSVALRKAENMEGGLHFNVFTVDFNEELVALYGGSLLRQTHFLHESIKAILKLYKHVKTPPQSVVLVGHSMGGVVARALFTLPRFNNNLVSLIITQASPHLAPVLALDPYLLDFYSAVRQKWVNQAKKLRNITVLSVGGGYRDYQVRSGLTCLPCPLRDPNKLSLVATAVPRTWVSTDHLSIVWCKELVLATVRAFFDLIDPETRQFTENPEKKMAVLNHHFVRHPVRMLGETQDTSISILDFPEAWSEVNTLRLAYSTPKEGQVKYFLFALSSRRKAYSHFYCRSNNMEMSSWVYGCVHKNGSSCVHAVDLSMGTELLPPYKVLILSLSDLSSVTHLVVSASNLSGKQFTVECEWQRQESQTLSVPVPHVLSLGLTVSDVTVNSSGLLHTIKLQHFHQVYQAFRISVSSQCKVHKDRLPNVYRINVPWFREDTLTTVSVPSVTEISGMLHTSHPDNTSGVLLQLHTAPNCQYKVSVRTSLPRVMGQILRFCGPMVPVYTAVTLLLACGGQLSSILKSRRAADMSQVVGKGLQPHKVYLPVYILHILLSCSWFQEVWSILCLPPMDALPPTVPDATFHEGVVPVEEWPHLLSPLLYIFGAAVAYWGSALLRLIMRLISLILAPLHRPSVSRDCGTLRLRTQLLIALCLTVLGGTSCGALSIFAAFLLHFYRVLRLQMTERSLSHMLNLAPRKHKEAENGTIHAESMSKSKECNGAPLLSECALQEVRDDLQLHLCMSALMALPVVLITPSLLHWIRNLRYSTQLDPDPCWPHIVPLISVYMLLINCNTLKLSNSKLLPLTSCLPLPLAITMVTFSPLHLYRVTYFLLAALAPLALCCLL